A single Rhopalosiphum padi isolate XX-2018 chromosome 4, ASM2088224v1, whole genome shotgun sequence DNA region contains:
- the LOC132930713 gene encoding inner centromere protein A-like isoform X2 yields MSDPSDFESIISDIIVSPCSFDSNDDEHATVNDDNLESTISLTNNVVINTMNVDGMTTYDPSQHDVSLTDSDHSLLEVPKQLNASSPSSVCSTRPLEWDSGADVGYDITSQQQSQDMSTIERIAVSSLVYNTNSTPIVNQNQIIRTKTKSNSLVNLNEIELSREKKSTSLDVLKFTTEKSDTLPKCRSPMASSLSVSTVVHKLESLKTECINKLNEKDVSLIFNQQEKRFEKLSINSNKEQKSTESSKESNSTLESADTAGSWVAKEFHDSTNNTTDRVNSFEYLPGNSYYNTRSDEQEDYSDKEIKQSTKILVDAMKQNGLTNELQRKEIFKEIIESFLKNYIQKDKNNSSSLKSSSDTDHTPHTPIRQDFTSQTSNTANTIVNNPINNHSSTITFTSPITSSRYGDDVDSKYDESSLDSGRHINLQKCKIKKSCTSINKQKDQSVQCTIQDNLININENENLKPSASSKKNDDLESNPKNNTHSKTKYNDVNKDFNKQMIWFHKNYMKTERENQMLWINSQISHLNNLKKLLNTHEELKKNWNTYKQKQTNSKSKLRRRLPISNSSSDVTTSTYTDSTISSKPVSVTSRFNETDIESSATICDHVHYKKGILVDEPNSLKKCCEKMLLDGIKDKQNQKTNKFKTAWSQTESIHETKLKTDRKQKSQSGVNYTECQLKPSSSKSSISYDIIFKPTSRCLKEINAVNDQKKKQKHSISVACQTNKIPFKPKSSLQEYLIINRPDYICRAEERQNILTNLASLRDKRKELKKDMLITNNNENKVPPNPLAVKRVMSQSEMRKLTENKYRKCPEVKNKKIEKKRKEEYKTNKMMANIFNKRLQKKTLKGKVDLSNSIVKKYENKNCSMLFLF; encoded by the exons atgtcggACCCATCAGATTTTGAAAGTATTATTTCAGACATAATTGTCTCTCCGTGCAGTTTTGACAGTAATGACGACGAACATGCAACTGTGAATGATGATAATTTAGAATCAACAATATCCTTAACCAACAATGTAGTAATAAACACGATGAATGTTGATGGTATGACCACTTATGATCCATCTCAACATGACGTATCTCTTACGGATAGTGATCATAGTTTACTGGAAGTCCCAAAACAATTGAATGCCTCTTCTCCTTCCAGTGTTTGCTCAACAAGACCACTTGAATGGGATAGTGGAGCCGATGTGGGATATGATATTACATCTCAACAACAGAGTCAAGATATGAGTACAATTGAAAGAATTGCAGTGAGTAGCCtcgtttataatacaaattcaacTCCAATTGTTAATCAAAACCAAATAATTCGTACAAAAACCAAAAGTAATTCATTGGTTAATCTGAATGAAATAGAATTATCCagagaaaaaaaatctacttcgttagatgtattaaaatttacaactgAGAAGAGTGACACACTACCAAAATGCCGATCACCAATGGCTTCTTCACTTTCAGTGTCAACAGTAGTTCACAAATTAGAGTCTTTGAAAAcagaatgtattaataaattaaatgaaaaagatGTAAGTTTGATTTTCAATCAACAAGAAAAAAGGTTTGAAAAATTGAGCATTAACTCCAACAAAGAACAAAAATCGACAGAGAGTAGTAAAGAGTCTAATAGTACCTTAGAAAGTGCTGACACTGCTGGATCTTGGGTGGCAAAAGAATTCCACGACTCAACAAATAATACTACCGATCGAGTAAATAGCTTTGAATATTTACCaggtaattcatattataatactagaaGTGATGAACAAGAAGACTACTCAGATAAAGAAATTAAACAAAGTACTAAAATACTGGTTGATGCAATGAAACAAAATGGTTTAACAAATGAACTTCAAAGAAAagaaatttttaaagaaattattgagagttttttaaaaaactacatTCAGAAAGACAAAAATAACAGTTCATCATTAAAAAGTTCATCAGATACTGATCATACTCCTCATACTCCAATTAGACAAGATTTTACTTCTCAAACATCTAATACTGCTAATACCATAGTCAACAAtccaataa ATAATCATTCCAGCACAATTACATTTACATCACCAATAACTTCTTCACGGTATGGTGATGATGTCGATTCTAAATATGATGAATCTTCTTTGGACTCTGGGCGGCATATAAATTTGcaaaagtgtaaaataaaaaaatcatgtacCTCGATAAAT AAACAAAAAGATCAAAGTGTGCAATGTACAATccaagataatttaataaacataaatgaaaatgaaaatttgaaacCTTCAGcatcttcaaaaaaaaatgatgacttAGAATCAAATCCAAAAAATAACACTCATA gtaaaacAAAGTACAATGATGTTAATAaggattttaataaacaaatgatttggtttcataaaaattacatgAAAACTGAAAGAGAAAATCAAATGCTCTGGATCAACAGTCAGATATCTcacttaaataatttgaaaaa GCTATTGAACACCCATGaagaactgaaaaaaaattggaatacATATAAGCAGAAACAAACAAATAGTAAATCTAAGTTAAG gagAAGACTTCCAATATCAAATTCAAGTTCTGATGTTACTACTTCAACTTATACAGATTCAACTATTTCTTCCAAACCAGTATCAGTCACATCAAGATTTAATGAAACTGATATTGAATCTTCAGCTACAATTTGTGACcatgtacattataaaaaagGAATCCTTGTAGACGAACCTAACTCTTTGAAAAAATGTTGCGAGAAAATGCTGCTTGATGGCATTAAAGATAAACAAAATCAGAagactaataaatttaaaactgcatGGTCTCAAACTGAATCAATTCatgaaacaaaattgaaaactgATAGAAAGCAAAAATCTCAGTCTGGTGTTAATTATACAGAATGTCAATTAAAACCAAGCAGCAGTAAAAGTTCTATaagttatgatataatatttaagcctACTTCAAGatgtttaaaagaaataaatgcT gttaatgatcaaaaaaaaaagcagAAACATTCTATATCAGTAGCAtgtcaaacaaataaaatcccATTTAAACCTAAATCTAGCTTACAG gaatatttaataataaatcgtccAGATTACATTTGTCGAGCAGAAGAAAGGCAAAATATCTTAACTAACTTAGCTAGTTTAAGAGACAAAcgcaaagaattaaaaaaagatatgctgataacaaataataatgaaaataaggtTCCACCAAATCCattag ctgtTAAGCGTGTAATGAGTCAAAGTGAAATGAGGAAGTTGACTGAAAATAAATATCGCAAATGTCctgaagtcaaaaataaaaagatcgAAAAAAAACGGAAAGaggaatataaaacaaataaaatgatggCAAACATATTTAACAAG AGACTTCAAAAAAAGACATTAAAAGGAAAAGTGGATTTATCCAACAGT ATTGTGAagaaatatgaaaacaaaaattgttcaatgttatttttattttaa
- the LOC132930713 gene encoding inner centromere protein A-like isoform X4 codes for MSDPSDFESIISDIIVSPCSFDSNDDEHATVNDDNLESTISLTNNVVINTMNVDGMTTYDPSQHDVSLTDSDHSLLEVPKQLNASSPSSVCSTRPLEWDSGADVGYDITSQQQSQDMSTIERIAVSSLVYNTNSTPIVNQNQIIRTKTKSNSLVNLNEIELSREKKSTSLDVLKFTTEKSDTLPKCRSPMASSLSVSTVVHKLESLKTECINKLNEKDVSLIFNQQEKRFEKLSINSNKEQKSTESSKESNSTLESADTAGSWVAKEFHDSTNNTTDRVNSFEYLPGNSYYNTRSDEQEDYSDKEIKQSTKILVDAMKQNGLTNELQRKEIFKEIIESFLKNYIQKDKNNSSSLKSSSDTDHTPHTPIRQDFTSQTSNTANTIVNNPINNHSSTITFTSPITSSRYGDDVDSKYDESSLDSGRHINLQKCKIKKSCTSINKQKDQSVQCTIQDNLININENENLKPSASSKKNDDLESNPKNNTHSKTKYNDVNKDFNKQMIWFHKNYMKTERENQMLWINSQISHLNNLKKLLNTHEELKKNWNTYKQKQTNSKSKLRRRLPISNSSSDVTTSTYTDSTISSKPVSVTSRFNETDIESSATICDHVHYKKGILVDEPNSLKKCCEKMLLDGIKDKQNQKTNKFKTAWSQTESIHETKLKTDRKQKSQSGVNYTECQLKPSSSKSSISYDIIFKPTSRCLKEINAVNDQKKKQKHSISVACQTNKIPFKPKSSLQEYLIINRPDYICRAEERQNILTNLASLRDKRKELKKDMLITNNNENKVPPNPLAVKRVMSQSEMRKLTENKYRKCPEVKNKKIEKKRKEEYKTNKMMANIFNKRLQKKTLKGKVDLSNSVSVCSL; via the exons atgtcggACCCATCAGATTTTGAAAGTATTATTTCAGACATAATTGTCTCTCCGTGCAGTTTTGACAGTAATGACGACGAACATGCAACTGTGAATGATGATAATTTAGAATCAACAATATCCTTAACCAACAATGTAGTAATAAACACGATGAATGTTGATGGTATGACCACTTATGATCCATCTCAACATGACGTATCTCTTACGGATAGTGATCATAGTTTACTGGAAGTCCCAAAACAATTGAATGCCTCTTCTCCTTCCAGTGTTTGCTCAACAAGACCACTTGAATGGGATAGTGGAGCCGATGTGGGATATGATATTACATCTCAACAACAGAGTCAAGATATGAGTACAATTGAAAGAATTGCAGTGAGTAGCCtcgtttataatacaaattcaacTCCAATTGTTAATCAAAACCAAATAATTCGTACAAAAACCAAAAGTAATTCATTGGTTAATCTGAATGAAATAGAATTATCCagagaaaaaaaatctacttcgttagatgtattaaaatttacaactgAGAAGAGTGACACACTACCAAAATGCCGATCACCAATGGCTTCTTCACTTTCAGTGTCAACAGTAGTTCACAAATTAGAGTCTTTGAAAAcagaatgtattaataaattaaatgaaaaagatGTAAGTTTGATTTTCAATCAACAAGAAAAAAGGTTTGAAAAATTGAGCATTAACTCCAACAAAGAACAAAAATCGACAGAGAGTAGTAAAGAGTCTAATAGTACCTTAGAAAGTGCTGACACTGCTGGATCTTGGGTGGCAAAAGAATTCCACGACTCAACAAATAATACTACCGATCGAGTAAATAGCTTTGAATATTTACCaggtaattcatattataatactagaaGTGATGAACAAGAAGACTACTCAGATAAAGAAATTAAACAAAGTACTAAAATACTGGTTGATGCAATGAAACAAAATGGTTTAACAAATGAACTTCAAAGAAAagaaatttttaaagaaattattgagagttttttaaaaaactacatTCAGAAAGACAAAAATAACAGTTCATCATTAAAAAGTTCATCAGATACTGATCATACTCCTCATACTCCAATTAGACAAGATTTTACTTCTCAAACATCTAATACTGCTAATACCATAGTCAACAAtccaataa ATAATCATTCCAGCACAATTACATTTACATCACCAATAACTTCTTCACGGTATGGTGATGATGTCGATTCTAAATATGATGAATCTTCTTTGGACTCTGGGCGGCATATAAATTTGcaaaagtgtaaaataaaaaaatcatgtacCTCGATAAAT AAACAAAAAGATCAAAGTGTGCAATGTACAATccaagataatttaataaacataaatgaaaatgaaaatttgaaacCTTCAGcatcttcaaaaaaaaatgatgacttAGAATCAAATCCAAAAAATAACACTCATA gtaaaacAAAGTACAATGATGTTAATAaggattttaataaacaaatgatttggtttcataaaaattacatgAAAACTGAAAGAGAAAATCAAATGCTCTGGATCAACAGTCAGATATCTcacttaaataatttgaaaaa GCTATTGAACACCCATGaagaactgaaaaaaaattggaatacATATAAGCAGAAACAAACAAATAGTAAATCTAAGTTAAG gagAAGACTTCCAATATCAAATTCAAGTTCTGATGTTACTACTTCAACTTATACAGATTCAACTATTTCTTCCAAACCAGTATCAGTCACATCAAGATTTAATGAAACTGATATTGAATCTTCAGCTACAATTTGTGACcatgtacattataaaaaagGAATCCTTGTAGACGAACCTAACTCTTTGAAAAAATGTTGCGAGAAAATGCTGCTTGATGGCATTAAAGATAAACAAAATCAGAagactaataaatttaaaactgcatGGTCTCAAACTGAATCAATTCatgaaacaaaattgaaaactgATAGAAAGCAAAAATCTCAGTCTGGTGTTAATTATACAGAATGTCAATTAAAACCAAGCAGCAGTAAAAGTTCTATaagttatgatataatatttaagcctACTTCAAGatgtttaaaagaaataaatgcT gttaatgatcaaaaaaaaaagcagAAACATTCTATATCAGTAGCAtgtcaaacaaataaaatcccATTTAAACCTAAATCTAGCTTACAG gaatatttaataataaatcgtccAGATTACATTTGTCGAGCAGAAGAAAGGCAAAATATCTTAACTAACTTAGCTAGTTTAAGAGACAAAcgcaaagaattaaaaaaagatatgctgataacaaataataatgaaaataaggtTCCACCAAATCCattag ctgtTAAGCGTGTAATGAGTCAAAGTGAAATGAGGAAGTTGACTGAAAATAAATATCGCAAATGTCctgaagtcaaaaataaaaagatcgAAAAAAAACGGAAAGaggaatataaaacaaataaaatgatggCAAACATATTTAACAAG AGACTTCAAAAAAAGACATTAAAAGGAAAAGTGGATTTATCCAACAGTGTAAGTGTTTGCAGtttgtga
- the LOC132930713 gene encoding inner centromere protein A-like isoform X1 produces the protein MSDPSDFESIISDIIVSPCSFDSNDDEHATVNDDNLESTISLTNNVVINTMNVDGMTTYDPSQHDVSLTDSDHSLLEVPKQLNASSPSSVCSTRPLEWDSGADVGYDITSQQQSQDMSTIERIAVSSLVYNTNSTPIVNQNQIIRTKTKSNSLVNLNEIELSREKKSTSLDVLKFTTEKSDTLPKCRSPMASSLSVSTVVHKLESLKTECINKLNEKDVSLIFNQQEKRFEKLSINSNKEQKSTESSKESNSTLESADTAGSWVAKEFHDSTNNTTDRVNSFEYLPGNSYYNTRSDEQEDYSDKEIKQSTKILVDAMKQNGLTNELQRKEIFKEIIESFLKNYIQKDKNNSSSLKSSSDTDHTPHTPIRQDFTSQTSNTANTIVNNPINNHSSTITFTSPITSSRYGDDVDSKYDESSLDSGRHINLQKCKIKKSCTSINLQKQKDQSVQCTIQDNLININENENLKPSASSKKNDDLESNPKNNTHSKTKYNDVNKDFNKQMIWFHKNYMKTERENQMLWINSQISHLNNLKKLLNTHEELKKNWNTYKQKQTNSKSKLRRRLPISNSSSDVTTSTYTDSTISSKPVSVTSRFNETDIESSATICDHVHYKKGILVDEPNSLKKCCEKMLLDGIKDKQNQKTNKFKTAWSQTESIHETKLKTDRKQKSQSGVNYTECQLKPSSSKSSISYDIIFKPTSRCLKEINAVNDQKKKQKHSISVACQTNKIPFKPKSSLQEYLIINRPDYICRAEERQNILTNLASLRDKRKELKKDMLITNNNENKVPPNPLAVKRVMSQSEMRKLTENKYRKCPEVKNKKIEKKRKEEYKTNKMMANIFNKRLQKKTLKGKVDLSNSIVKKYENKNCSMLFLF, from the exons atgtcggACCCATCAGATTTTGAAAGTATTATTTCAGACATAATTGTCTCTCCGTGCAGTTTTGACAGTAATGACGACGAACATGCAACTGTGAATGATGATAATTTAGAATCAACAATATCCTTAACCAACAATGTAGTAATAAACACGATGAATGTTGATGGTATGACCACTTATGATCCATCTCAACATGACGTATCTCTTACGGATAGTGATCATAGTTTACTGGAAGTCCCAAAACAATTGAATGCCTCTTCTCCTTCCAGTGTTTGCTCAACAAGACCACTTGAATGGGATAGTGGAGCCGATGTGGGATATGATATTACATCTCAACAACAGAGTCAAGATATGAGTACAATTGAAAGAATTGCAGTGAGTAGCCtcgtttataatacaaattcaacTCCAATTGTTAATCAAAACCAAATAATTCGTACAAAAACCAAAAGTAATTCATTGGTTAATCTGAATGAAATAGAATTATCCagagaaaaaaaatctacttcgttagatgtattaaaatttacaactgAGAAGAGTGACACACTACCAAAATGCCGATCACCAATGGCTTCTTCACTTTCAGTGTCAACAGTAGTTCACAAATTAGAGTCTTTGAAAAcagaatgtattaataaattaaatgaaaaagatGTAAGTTTGATTTTCAATCAACAAGAAAAAAGGTTTGAAAAATTGAGCATTAACTCCAACAAAGAACAAAAATCGACAGAGAGTAGTAAAGAGTCTAATAGTACCTTAGAAAGTGCTGACACTGCTGGATCTTGGGTGGCAAAAGAATTCCACGACTCAACAAATAATACTACCGATCGAGTAAATAGCTTTGAATATTTACCaggtaattcatattataatactagaaGTGATGAACAAGAAGACTACTCAGATAAAGAAATTAAACAAAGTACTAAAATACTGGTTGATGCAATGAAACAAAATGGTTTAACAAATGAACTTCAAAGAAAagaaatttttaaagaaattattgagagttttttaaaaaactacatTCAGAAAGACAAAAATAACAGTTCATCATTAAAAAGTTCATCAGATACTGATCATACTCCTCATACTCCAATTAGACAAGATTTTACTTCTCAAACATCTAATACTGCTAATACCATAGTCAACAAtccaataa ATAATCATTCCAGCACAATTACATTTACATCACCAATAACTTCTTCACGGTATGGTGATGATGTCGATTCTAAATATGATGAATCTTCTTTGGACTCTGGGCGGCATATAAATTTGcaaaagtgtaaaataaaaaaatcatgtacCTCGATAAAT TTACAGAAACAAAAAGATCAAAGTGTGCAATGTACAATccaagataatttaataaacataaatgaaaatgaaaatttgaaacCTTCAGcatcttcaaaaaaaaatgatgacttAGAATCAAATCCAAAAAATAACACTCATA gtaaaacAAAGTACAATGATGTTAATAaggattttaataaacaaatgatttggtttcataaaaattacatgAAAACTGAAAGAGAAAATCAAATGCTCTGGATCAACAGTCAGATATCTcacttaaataatttgaaaaa GCTATTGAACACCCATGaagaactgaaaaaaaattggaatacATATAAGCAGAAACAAACAAATAGTAAATCTAAGTTAAG gagAAGACTTCCAATATCAAATTCAAGTTCTGATGTTACTACTTCAACTTATACAGATTCAACTATTTCTTCCAAACCAGTATCAGTCACATCAAGATTTAATGAAACTGATATTGAATCTTCAGCTACAATTTGTGACcatgtacattataaaaaagGAATCCTTGTAGACGAACCTAACTCTTTGAAAAAATGTTGCGAGAAAATGCTGCTTGATGGCATTAAAGATAAACAAAATCAGAagactaataaatttaaaactgcatGGTCTCAAACTGAATCAATTCatgaaacaaaattgaaaactgATAGAAAGCAAAAATCTCAGTCTGGTGTTAATTATACAGAATGTCAATTAAAACCAAGCAGCAGTAAAAGTTCTATaagttatgatataatatttaagcctACTTCAAGatgtttaaaagaaataaatgcT gttaatgatcaaaaaaaaaagcagAAACATTCTATATCAGTAGCAtgtcaaacaaataaaatcccATTTAAACCTAAATCTAGCTTACAG gaatatttaataataaatcgtccAGATTACATTTGTCGAGCAGAAGAAAGGCAAAATATCTTAACTAACTTAGCTAGTTTAAGAGACAAAcgcaaagaattaaaaaaagatatgctgataacaaataataatgaaaataaggtTCCACCAAATCCattag ctgtTAAGCGTGTAATGAGTCAAAGTGAAATGAGGAAGTTGACTGAAAATAAATATCGCAAATGTCctgaagtcaaaaataaaaagatcgAAAAAAAACGGAAAGaggaatataaaacaaataaaatgatggCAAACATATTTAACAAG AGACTTCAAAAAAAGACATTAAAAGGAAAAGTGGATTTATCCAACAGT ATTGTGAagaaatatgaaaacaaaaattgttcaatgttatttttattttaa
- the LOC132930713 gene encoding inner centromere protein A-like isoform X3: MSDPSDFESIISDIIVSPCSFDSNDDEHATVNDDNLESTISLTNNVVINTMNVDGMTTYDPSQHDVSLTDSDHSLLEVPKQLNASSPSSVCSTRPLEWDSGADVGYDITSQQQSQDMSTIERIAVSSLVYNTNSTPIVNQNQIIRTKTKSNSLVNLNEIELSREKKSTSLDVLKFTTEKSDTLPKCRSPMASSLSVSTVVHKLESLKTECINKLNEKDVSLIFNQQEKRFEKLSINSNKEQKSTESSKESNSTLESADTAGSWVAKEFHDSTNNTTDRVNSFEYLPGNSYYNTRSDEQEDYSDKEIKQSTKILVDAMKQNGLTNELQRKEIFKEIIESFLKNYIQKDKNNSSSLKSSSDTDHTPHTPIRQDFTSQTSNTANTIVNNPINNHSSTITFTSPITSSRYGDDVDSKYDESSLDSGRHINLQKCKIKKSCTSINLQKQKDQSVQCTIQDNLININENENLKPSASSKKNDDLESNPKNNTHSKTKYNDVNKDFNKQMIWFHKNYMKTERENQMLWINSQISHLNNLKKLLNTHEELKKNWNTYKQKQTNSKSKLRRRLPISNSSSDVTTSTYTDSTISSKPVSVTSRFNETDIESSATICDHVHYKKGILVDEPNSLKKCCEKMLLDGIKDKQNQKTNKFKTAWSQTESIHETKLKTDRKQKSQSGVNYTECQLKPSSSKSSISYDIIFKPTSRCLKEINAVNDQKKKQKHSISVACQTNKIPFKPKSSLQEYLIINRPDYICRAEERQNILTNLASLRDKRKELKKDMLITNNNENKVPPNPLAVKRVMSQSEMRKLTENKYRKCPEVKNKKIEKKRKEEYKTNKMMANIFNKRLQKKTLKGKVDLSNSVSVCSL, from the exons atgtcggACCCATCAGATTTTGAAAGTATTATTTCAGACATAATTGTCTCTCCGTGCAGTTTTGACAGTAATGACGACGAACATGCAACTGTGAATGATGATAATTTAGAATCAACAATATCCTTAACCAACAATGTAGTAATAAACACGATGAATGTTGATGGTATGACCACTTATGATCCATCTCAACATGACGTATCTCTTACGGATAGTGATCATAGTTTACTGGAAGTCCCAAAACAATTGAATGCCTCTTCTCCTTCCAGTGTTTGCTCAACAAGACCACTTGAATGGGATAGTGGAGCCGATGTGGGATATGATATTACATCTCAACAACAGAGTCAAGATATGAGTACAATTGAAAGAATTGCAGTGAGTAGCCtcgtttataatacaaattcaacTCCAATTGTTAATCAAAACCAAATAATTCGTACAAAAACCAAAAGTAATTCATTGGTTAATCTGAATGAAATAGAATTATCCagagaaaaaaaatctacttcgttagatgtattaaaatttacaactgAGAAGAGTGACACACTACCAAAATGCCGATCACCAATGGCTTCTTCACTTTCAGTGTCAACAGTAGTTCACAAATTAGAGTCTTTGAAAAcagaatgtattaataaattaaatgaaaaagatGTAAGTTTGATTTTCAATCAACAAGAAAAAAGGTTTGAAAAATTGAGCATTAACTCCAACAAAGAACAAAAATCGACAGAGAGTAGTAAAGAGTCTAATAGTACCTTAGAAAGTGCTGACACTGCTGGATCTTGGGTGGCAAAAGAATTCCACGACTCAACAAATAATACTACCGATCGAGTAAATAGCTTTGAATATTTACCaggtaattcatattataatactagaaGTGATGAACAAGAAGACTACTCAGATAAAGAAATTAAACAAAGTACTAAAATACTGGTTGATGCAATGAAACAAAATGGTTTAACAAATGAACTTCAAAGAAAagaaatttttaaagaaattattgagagttttttaaaaaactacatTCAGAAAGACAAAAATAACAGTTCATCATTAAAAAGTTCATCAGATACTGATCATACTCCTCATACTCCAATTAGACAAGATTTTACTTCTCAAACATCTAATACTGCTAATACCATAGTCAACAAtccaataa ATAATCATTCCAGCACAATTACATTTACATCACCAATAACTTCTTCACGGTATGGTGATGATGTCGATTCTAAATATGATGAATCTTCTTTGGACTCTGGGCGGCATATAAATTTGcaaaagtgtaaaataaaaaaatcatgtacCTCGATAAAT TTACAGAAACAAAAAGATCAAAGTGTGCAATGTACAATccaagataatttaataaacataaatgaaaatgaaaatttgaaacCTTCAGcatcttcaaaaaaaaatgatgacttAGAATCAAATCCAAAAAATAACACTCATA gtaaaacAAAGTACAATGATGTTAATAaggattttaataaacaaatgatttggtttcataaaaattacatgAAAACTGAAAGAGAAAATCAAATGCTCTGGATCAACAGTCAGATATCTcacttaaataatttgaaaaa GCTATTGAACACCCATGaagaactgaaaaaaaattggaatacATATAAGCAGAAACAAACAAATAGTAAATCTAAGTTAAG gagAAGACTTCCAATATCAAATTCAAGTTCTGATGTTACTACTTCAACTTATACAGATTCAACTATTTCTTCCAAACCAGTATCAGTCACATCAAGATTTAATGAAACTGATATTGAATCTTCAGCTACAATTTGTGACcatgtacattataaaaaagGAATCCTTGTAGACGAACCTAACTCTTTGAAAAAATGTTGCGAGAAAATGCTGCTTGATGGCATTAAAGATAAACAAAATCAGAagactaataaatttaaaactgcatGGTCTCAAACTGAATCAATTCatgaaacaaaattgaaaactgATAGAAAGCAAAAATCTCAGTCTGGTGTTAATTATACAGAATGTCAATTAAAACCAAGCAGCAGTAAAAGTTCTATaagttatgatataatatttaagcctACTTCAAGatgtttaaaagaaataaatgcT gttaatgatcaaaaaaaaaagcagAAACATTCTATATCAGTAGCAtgtcaaacaaataaaatcccATTTAAACCTAAATCTAGCTTACAG gaatatttaataataaatcgtccAGATTACATTTGTCGAGCAGAAGAAAGGCAAAATATCTTAACTAACTTAGCTAGTTTAAGAGACAAAcgcaaagaattaaaaaaagatatgctgataacaaataataatgaaaataaggtTCCACCAAATCCattag ctgtTAAGCGTGTAATGAGTCAAAGTGAAATGAGGAAGTTGACTGAAAATAAATATCGCAAATGTCctgaagtcaaaaataaaaagatcgAAAAAAAACGGAAAGaggaatataaaacaaataaaatgatggCAAACATATTTAACAAG AGACTTCAAAAAAAGACATTAAAAGGAAAAGTGGATTTATCCAACAGTGTAAGTGTTTGCAGtttgtga